A stretch of Deinococcus roseus DNA encodes these proteins:
- a CDS encoding BON domain-containing protein, translated as MWPFGKNIVEQIKDTFGQNRVSKDLPVQVEEQNGNVILKGEVPTEDHKSLLETIAQTIRGVKNVKTTDLKVQQASAHKTASQSNSQHTQAEIQELRNRSRIAREVLKRLEANAELADDPIAVLQSGHGVVLRGAVDNQHEYNLAVKIAQETPEVESVDSSDLRIDPQAKQKYKSSLQQQSS; from the coding sequence ATGTGGCCATTTGGAAAAAACATTGTGGAACAGATCAAAGACACTTTCGGACAGAACCGGGTCTCCAAAGACCTGCCCGTGCAGGTGGAAGAACAGAATGGCAATGTCATTCTGAAAGGGGAGGTGCCCACAGAGGACCACAAATCCCTGCTGGAAACCATTGCCCAGACCATCCGTGGGGTCAAAAACGTCAAAACCACGGACCTGAAAGTGCAGCAGGCATCTGCCCATAAAACCGCTTCCCAGAGCAATTCCCAGCACACCCAGGCCGAAATTCAGGAACTCCGCAACCGCAGCCGCATTGCCCGTGAGGTGCTGAAACGCCTGGAAGCCAACGCTGAACTGGCCGATGATCCCATTGCCGTGTTGCAATCTGGTCATGGTGTGGTGCTGCGGGGTGCCGTGGACAACCAGCACGAATACAACCTGGCCGTCAAGATTGCCCAGGAAACCCCAGAAGTGGAAAGCGTGGACAGCAGCGACCTGAGAATTGATCCCCAGGCCAAGCAGAAGTACAAATCCTCCCTGCAACAGCAAAGCTCCTGA
- a CDS encoding ParA family protein, which yields MARKQTVPISNFRQGLKQHFDDLKRGQSVHVSSHHKTIGVLMHPSDYWELANGGKRMSEIITLYNHTGGSAKTTLTRELAYGLAQKGYKVLAVDLDSQANLTEFLGYLIDVDIRPEHTALSAILENQPLSPIETRFGFDLIPGHEDLRRVRRADIAELLNLRKHLKKIAAERGYQYILIDASPAGETLSSIASASASKLICPIPSTIKGLRSIRSTLSVVQESASINPELEILMYVLTRAGRTSGVKYANEQISEQLDSLGVPYFNGLTERSTPFEFAAAECRPVLSLEYSNRNMSGIETTKAELQQIVSLLESLTQAPVNS from the coding sequence ATGGCAAGGAAACAGACTGTGCCCATCTCCAATTTCAGGCAGGGTCTCAAACAGCATTTCGATGATCTGAAACGTGGACAGAGCGTGCATGTCTCAAGCCATCACAAAACCATTGGGGTGCTGATGCATCCCAGCGATTACTGGGAACTTGCAAACGGAGGCAAGAGAATGAGTGAAATCATCACGCTGTACAACCACACCGGGGGGTCTGCCAAAACCACCCTCACCCGTGAACTTGCTTACGGGCTGGCCCAGAAAGGCTACAAGGTGCTGGCTGTTGACCTGGATTCCCAGGCCAACCTGACTGAATTTCTGGGCTACCTGATCGATGTGGACATCCGTCCTGAGCACACCGCACTCAGTGCCATTCTGGAAAACCAGCCCCTCTCCCCCATTGAAACCCGCTTTGGTTTTGATTTGATTCCGGGACATGAGGACCTGCGTAGGGTGCGTCGGGCAGACATTGCAGAGCTGCTGAACCTGCGCAAACACCTGAAAAAAATTGCGGCTGAACGGGGCTACCAGTACATCCTGATCGATGCCAGCCCTGCTGGAGAAACCCTGAGCAGCATTGCCTCTGCCAGTGCCAGCAAACTGATCTGCCCCATCCCCAGCACCATCAAGGGGCTCAGGAGCATCCGTTCCACCCTCAGCGTGGTGCAGGAATCTGCTTCCATCAACCCAGAACTGGAGATTTTGATGTACGTTTTGACCCGGGCAGGCAGGACTTCCGGGGTCAAATACGCCAACGAGCAGATCAGTGAACAGCTGGACAGCCTGGGGGTTCCCTACTTCAATGGCCTGACCGAACGCAGCACCCCTTTCGAGTTTGCAGCCGCAGAATGCAGACCTGTGCTGTCTCTGGAATACAGCAACCGCAACATGAGCGGCATTGAAACCACCAAGGCTGAACTGCAGCAAATTGTTTCCCTGCTGGAATCCCTCACCCAGGCCCCGGTGAACTCATGA
- a CDS encoding ParB/RepB/Spo0J family partition protein — MKPRVPETIKEKQQVQMGALKLGNQISLSAILPSVDNPRRHFDPQELAALSESIKVYGVISPITLRNHPEKPGYYRIIAGERRFQAARAAGLSEIPAYIRNASDAHEDLERAFVENAHREDLNAYEQLVATLQILERRLDRSQQEIIKNLQDAYRTPESQPELTEEYQKLTQLVRIPELGTFVTKRLPILNYHPRVLALLQQGELGMSSAVELNRLKHLADEDFEGWLQKALNISARDLRLKINQFLAPVKKGRSISELVKKNLGVPVKKLSGEDQQRLKDLLQEIETLAARYQ, encoded by the coding sequence ATGAAACCCCGCGTTCCTGAAACCATCAAGGAAAAACAGCAGGTGCAGATGGGGGCTTTGAAGCTGGGAAACCAGATCAGTCTGAGTGCCATTCTGCCCAGTGTGGACAATCCCCGCAGGCACTTTGACCCCCAGGAGCTGGCGGCTTTAAGTGAATCCATCAAGGTGTATGGGGTGATCTCCCCCATCACCCTCAGAAACCACCCTGAAAAGCCAGGATATTACCGGATCATTGCTGGAGAGCGGCGCTTTCAGGCAGCCAGGGCTGCTGGACTCAGTGAGATTCCAGCGTACATCCGCAATGCCAGTGATGCCCATGAAGACCTGGAACGGGCCTTTGTGGAAAATGCCCACCGTGAAGACCTGAATGCCTACGAGCAACTGGTCGCCACTTTGCAAATTCTGGAACGCAGGCTGGACAGATCACAGCAAGAGATCATCAAAAATCTGCAGGATGCCTACCGCACCCCGGAAAGCCAGCCTGAACTGACCGAGGAGTACCAGAAGCTCACCCAATTGGTGCGCATTCCTGAACTGGGCACCTTTGTGACCAAACGCCTTCCCATTCTGAATTACCATCCCAGAGTGCTGGCCTTGCTGCAACAGGGAGAACTGGGCATGAGTTCAGCGGTGGAACTCAACCGCCTCAAGCACCTTGCAGATGAAGACTTTGAAGGCTGGCTGCAAAAAGCCCTCAACATCAGTGCCAGAGACTTGCGCCTGAAAATCAACCAGTTCCTGGCTCCGGTCAAAAAAGGCCGCTCCATCTCCGAACTGGTCAAAAAGAACCTGGGGGTTCCGGTCAAGAAGCTCTCTGGCGAGGACCAGCAACGCCTGAAGGATTTGCTGCAGGAAATTGAAACCCTGGCTGCCCGTTACCAGTAA
- a CDS encoding HD domain-containing protein, with protein sequence MNRLAAQMQFLLTCDQLKNIIRTTTLHNGSRMENSAEHSWHLALMALTLAEHAPAGTDMNRVIQLLLLHDLVEIYAGDTFFDVSAADLQQQAEQEWQAAKQLFGLLPEDQQKHFLDLFEEFETQKTPEAQYARALDALQPMLLTWGQGGLGCTEKHPDLTMERLLKLKEKHLRRFPVLWEFVLELLQDAVKAGILHSTPGAEENASEHHPA encoded by the coding sequence ATGAACCGTCTTGCTGCCCAGATGCAGTTCCTCCTCACCTGTGACCAGCTGAAAAACATCATCCGCACCACCACCCTGCACAATGGCAGCCGCATGGAAAACAGTGCAGAGCATTCCTGGCATCTGGCCCTGATGGCCCTGACCCTGGCAGAACATGCCCCCGCAGGCACCGACATGAACCGGGTGATTCAACTTTTGCTGTTGCATGATCTGGTGGAAATTTACGCAGGTGACACTTTTTTCGATGTCTCTGCAGCAGACCTTCAGCAACAGGCTGAGCAGGAATGGCAGGCGGCAAAGCAGCTTTTTGGCCTGCTGCCCGAAGACCAGCAAAAGCATTTTCTGGATCTGTTTGAGGAGTTTGAAACCCAGAAAACCCCTGAAGCCCAGTACGCCAGAGCACTGGACGCCCTGCAGCCCATGCTGCTCACCTGGGGTCAGGGAGGTCTGGGCTGCACAGAAAAACATCCTGACCTCACCATGGAACGTTTGCTGAAACTCAAGGAAAAACACCTCAGGCGTTTTCCTGTGCTGTGGGAATTTGTCCTGGAATTGTTGCAGGATGCCGTAAAAGCAGGCATTCTTCACAGTACACCTGGGGCTGAAGAAAACGCTTCAGAACATCACCCTGCCTGA
- a CDS encoding aldo/keto reductase: MQHRNLGRTGLKVSPLCLGTMNFGPETTEEDSYGIMDAALDRGINFFDTADVYGWKTGEGITEKIIGNWLEKNPGKRDQIVLATKVYGKMGEGPNDQKLSAYHIRKACEDSLRRLKTDHIDLYQMHHIDRSTPWEEIWQAMEQLVREGKVLYVGSSNFAGWNIAQANSLASQRHFMGLVSEQSLYNLNARMIELEVIPACQSFGLGLIPWSPLAGGLLGGVLQKVSEGRRASERMQTAIEKHRPQLEQYEAFCQELGQHPADVALAWLLHNPAVTAPIIGPRTLEQLEGNLKALDITLDADALKKLDEIWPGPGGQAPEAYAW, from the coding sequence ATGCAACACCGCAATTTAGGACGCACTGGCCTGAAAGTCAGCCCCCTCTGCCTGGGCACCATGAACTTCGGTCCCGAAACCACCGAAGAAGACAGTTATGGCATCATGGACGCTGCGCTGGACCGGGGCATCAATTTCTTCGACACTGCAGATGTGTACGGCTGGAAAACCGGTGAAGGCATCACCGAAAAGATCATCGGGAACTGGCTGGAAAAAAATCCTGGCAAACGCGACCAGATTGTGCTGGCCACCAAGGTGTACGGCAAGATGGGGGAGGGGCCCAACGACCAGAAGCTCTCGGCTTACCACATCCGCAAAGCCTGCGAGGACAGCCTGCGCCGCCTGAAAACCGACCACATCGATCTGTACCAGATGCACCACATCGACCGCTCCACCCCCTGGGAGGAAATCTGGCAGGCCATGGAGCAACTGGTGCGCGAAGGCAAGGTGCTGTATGTGGGGTCCAGCAATTTCGCAGGCTGGAACATTGCCCAGGCCAACAGCCTCGCCAGCCAGCGGCACTTCATGGGTCTGGTTTCTGAACAGAGCCTCTACAACCTGAATGCCCGCATGATTGAACTGGAAGTCATTCCTGCCTGCCAGTCTTTCGGTCTGGGCCTGATCCCCTGGAGTCCTCTGGCTGGCGGCCTGCTGGGTGGGGTGCTGCAAAAAGTCAGTGAAGGCAGAAGGGCCAGCGAACGGATGCAAACCGCCATTGAAAAGCATCGCCCTCAACTGGAACAGTACGAGGCTTTCTGTCAGGAACTCGGGCAGCACCCTGCAGATGTGGCCCTGGCCTGGCTTCTGCACAACCCGGCAGTCACCGCCCCCATCATTGGCCCCAGAACCCTGGAGCAACTGGAAGGCAACCTGAAAGCCCTGGACATCACGCTGGATGCAGATGCTCTGAAAAAGCTGGATGAAATCTGGCCTGGTCCGGGTGGGCAGGCCCCAGAAGCCTACGCCTGGTGA
- a CDS encoding helix-turn-helix domain-containing protein produces MSDPSQQDLDVVKLGARIRGERLRKGITLETLAEKAGISRSMLSDVERGQKVPTIVMLGRIAAGLDTTVARFLEEERSDRVFLLKKDQQAIYHSPGVKSRILSPVLPRNELTLIEVTLDPGYRGLPLTPHARGSREYLLVQQGSMVAVLNGLEYTLHEGDTLFYEADQEHIYANPFELACVFVLVMDIQGGPEV; encoded by the coding sequence TTGAGCGACCCCTCTCAGCAGGATCTGGATGTGGTGAAACTGGGGGCCAGAATCCGGGGGGAGCGCCTTCGCAAAGGCATCACCCTGGAAACCCTGGCAGAGAAAGCAGGAATCAGCCGCAGCATGCTTTCCGATGTGGAACGCGGCCAGAAGGTGCCCACCATCGTGATGCTGGGCCGCATTGCTGCAGGTCTGGACACCACTGTTGCCCGTTTTCTGGAAGAAGAGCGCAGTGACCGGGTGTTCCTGCTGAAAAAAGACCAGCAGGCCATTTACCACAGCCCTGGGGTCAAAAGCCGCATTCTCTCCCCTGTTCTGCCTCGCAATGAACTCACCCTGATTGAGGTGACCCTGGACCCAGGTTACCGGGGCCTTCCCCTTACCCCCCATGCCAGAGGCTCAAGGGAATATTTGCTGGTTCAGCAGGGCAGCATGGTGGCTGTTTTGAATGGTCTGGAATACACCCTCCATGAAGGGGACACCCTGTTCTATGAAGCAGATCAGGAACACATTTATGCCAACCCTTTCGAACTTGCCTGTGTTTTTGTGCTGGTGATGGACATCCAGGGTGGCCCAGAAGTCTGA
- a CDS encoding RidA family protein, whose translation MANKRINYAGSSPLEPVIGYSRVVRVGNIVHVAGTTATRPDGSGKIVGVGDMYLQTRQTLENIQTALQNAGIDLKHVVRTRMFVTDISRWEEVGRAHGEFFRDIRPVAAMYGIQALVNPDMLVEIEVEAILPEGHP comes from the coding sequence ATGGCGAATAAGCGAATCAATTATGCTGGCAGTTCACCCCTCGAACCTGTGATTGGCTACTCCCGCGTGGTGCGGGTGGGGAACATCGTGCATGTGGCAGGCACCACAGCCACCCGTCCAGATGGTTCTGGGAAAATTGTGGGTGTGGGAGACATGTACCTGCAGACCAGACAGACCCTGGAAAACATCCAGACCGCCTTGCAAAATGCTGGAATTGACCTGAAGCATGTGGTGCGCACCCGCATGTTTGTCACGGACATTTCCCGCTGGGAAGAAGTGGGCCGGGCACACGGAGAGTTCTTCAGAGACATCCGGCCCGTGGCCGCCATGTATGGCATTCAGGCCCTGGTGAATCCGGACATGCTGGTGGAGATTGAAGTGGAAGCCATCCTTCCTGAGGGTCATCCTTGA
- a CDS encoding ATP-grasp domain-containing protein, which yields MSLRFLYPAVPFDLKHVDDQYEQEQDLARSLNLSTSRISFEDLLEGVLKTSPAVPENELLLYRGWMLSEKQYAVLNQLVQHEGRRLLTSPEHYRLTHHLPEWYPALQDFTPETRFFDTPEDAIDGLQDVKWPAYFVKDWVKSLSTGHGPVAHTLEEITLIAVQMVQYRGEIEGGLCIRCFEDLLPDTEERYFVVQGQPYSRAGSIPEPVQVAAQHISTPFFSVDVVQHAEGRLRIMELGDGQVSDLKHWTLQDFQPVLQALSSLS from the coding sequence ATGTCCCTTCGCTTCCTGTATCCTGCTGTGCCTTTTGATCTGAAACATGTCGATGACCAATATGAACAGGAACAGGATCTGGCCAGAAGCCTGAACCTTTCCACCTCCAGAATTTCCTTTGAAGATCTGCTGGAAGGTGTTCTGAAAACCTCTCCTGCTGTTCCTGAAAATGAACTTCTGCTTTATCGGGGTTGGATGCTGTCTGAAAAACAATATGCAGTGCTGAATCAGCTGGTTCAACACGAAGGCAGGAGACTGCTGACCTCTCCAGAGCACTACAGGCTCACCCACCACCTTCCTGAATGGTACCCTGCCTTGCAGGACTTCACCCCGGAAACCCGCTTTTTCGATACACCAGAAGACGCCATCGATGGGCTGCAGGATGTGAAATGGCCTGCTTATTTTGTGAAGGACTGGGTCAAATCCCTTTCCACAGGCCATGGTCCTGTTGCACACACCCTGGAAGAAATCACCTTGATTGCTGTCCAGATGGTGCAATATCGGGGTGAAATTGAAGGGGGTCTATGCATCCGGTGTTTTGAAGACCTGCTGCCAGACACCGAGGAACGTTACTTTGTGGTACAAGGACAGCCTTACTCCAGAGCCGGATCCATCCCAGAACCTGTCCAGGTGGCAGCACAACACATCTCCACCCCTTTCTTCTCTGTGGATGTGGTTCAGCATGCAGAGGGTCGCCTGAGGATCATGGAACTGGGAGATGGGCAGGTCAGCGACCTGAAACACTGGACCCTGCAGGACTTTCAGCCTGTTTTGCAAGCCCTTTCCAGCCTGAGCTGA
- a CDS encoding phytanoyl-CoA dioxygenase family protein, with amino-acid sequence MSLTAPITHQKYRVSVQEFRTFREQGFLVVRGLLSPLEVQELQQHTADLMQGKLPEQRERTADWDPSRHTGTTQQELEAPPEHLSPEEKAAYFLRIHMLHRKLELHERYLLHPGVLDVLEALIGPDILALQSMLFIKGPGKPGQGWHQDSYYIPTEPDTLCGAWMAIDDVDEYNGAMWFSKGSQQEPIYPPVSGQYGFGQRDLAGTFEVGGVSNPNDEENDLARIANRYDQLLVSARAGDVVFFGGHVLHRSKKNMTLDRFRRSFVGHYCNARSFTQWGADDSVAARDPITGMSNSSHILARGDTHLPFAKPRFGTPCAALLSSEERKSAAGVSTRMMGDMEAGMMGEMPIDPTLKDED; translated from the coding sequence ATGTCTTTGACGGCTCCCATCACCCACCAGAAATACCGGGTATCGGTTCAGGAGTTTCGCACTTTTCGGGAACAGGGCTTTCTGGTGGTGCGGGGTCTCCTCTCCCCTCTTGAGGTGCAGGAACTGCAGCAACACACCGCAGATTTGATGCAGGGCAAACTCCCGGAACAGCGGGAAAGAACAGCGGACTGGGACCCCTCCCGGCACACCGGGACCACCCAGCAGGAACTGGAAGCACCCCCTGAGCACCTTTCACCAGAAGAGAAAGCCGCGTATTTTTTGCGCATCCACATGCTGCACCGCAAACTGGAACTGCATGAGCGGTATTTGCTGCATCCTGGTGTGCTGGATGTGCTGGAGGCATTGATTGGGCCGGACATTCTGGCCTTGCAAAGCATGCTGTTCATCAAGGGACCAGGAAAACCCGGTCAGGGCTGGCATCAGGACAGTTATTACATTCCCACCGAACCGGACACCCTTTGTGGAGCCTGGATGGCCATTGATGATGTGGACGAATACAACGGGGCCATGTGGTTCTCAAAAGGCAGCCAGCAGGAACCCATTTATCCTCCAGTGTCTGGACAGTATGGCTTTGGGCAGCGGGATCTGGCAGGAACGTTTGAAGTGGGCGGGGTCAGCAACCCCAACGATGAGGAAAACGACCTGGCCCGGATTGCCAATCGGTATGACCAGCTTCTGGTGTCTGCCAGAGCAGGGGATGTGGTGTTCTTTGGCGGGCACGTTTTGCACCGCAGCAAGAAAAACATGACCCTGGACCGTTTCAGGCGCTCTTTTGTGGGCCACTACTGCAATGCGAGGTCTTTCACCCAGTGGGGAGCAGATGACAGCGTTGCTGCCAGAGATCCCATCACAGGCATGTCCAACAGTTCGCACATTCTGGCCCGTGGGGACACACACCTGCCGTTTGCAAAGCCCAGATTTGGAACCCCCTGTGCAGCCCTGCTCAGTTCAGAAGAACGCAAATCTGCAGCAGGTGTGAGCACCCGCATGATGGGTGACATGGAAGCAGGCATGATGGGTGAGATGCCCATCGATCCCACCCTGAAGGATGAGGATTGA
- a CDS encoding AraC family transcriptional regulator, translating into MLKLSLPSAYGVATYPPGATFGPRLLQDHEFVWVLEGHAQYLSGSKLLELPPGTLLLCQAGSTDFFAWDPDHHTRHAYVHFQIEEVPASWLPAEGWPRMCAIDSSSILVPLFEHLLACVETASEEQIKAVLELMLTAFVTGQTTLRRSYQKWPRTLEQVMKQVHDTLEQNPAHPFTLKELARIANITPEYLCRLFKTHTGHPPLEWVRLVRLDRALVLVTRTNYRFSEISHLLGFASPFHFSRRFKSAYGFSPREVREQARSGKSIPLSRLVQVEF; encoded by the coding sequence ATGCTGAAACTTTCTCTGCCTTCAGCTTATGGTGTGGCCACCTACCCTCCCGGGGCCACGTTTGGTCCCAGGTTGTTGCAGGACCATGAGTTTGTCTGGGTGCTGGAAGGCCATGCCCAGTACCTGTCTGGGTCAAAATTGCTTGAATTGCCTCCTGGAACCCTGCTGTTGTGCCAGGCTGGAAGCACAGATTTTTTTGCCTGGGATCCTGACCACCACACCCGACATGCCTATGTTCATTTCCAGATCGAGGAGGTGCCTGCATCCTGGCTTCCTGCAGAAGGGTGGCCCAGGATGTGCGCCATAGACAGTTCCAGCATTCTGGTTCCCCTCTTCGAGCACCTTCTGGCCTGTGTGGAAACGGCCAGTGAAGAGCAGATCAAAGCTGTCTTGGAGTTGATGTTGACGGCTTTTGTGACAGGCCAGACCACCCTCAGGCGCTCCTACCAGAAATGGCCGCGCACCCTGGAACAGGTCATGAAGCAGGTGCATGACACCCTGGAACAGAACCCTGCCCATCCGTTCACCCTGAAAGAACTGGCCCGGATCGCGAACATCACCCCTGAGTACCTGTGTCGCCTGTTCAAAACGCACACTGGACATCCGCCGCTGGAATGGGTGAGGCTTGTCAGGCTGGACCGGGCACTGGTGCTGGTGACGCGCACCAATTACCGTTTTTCGGAGATCAGTCACCTGCTGGGTTTTGCCAGCCCGTTTCATTTTTCCAGACGGTTCAAATCTGCATATGGATTTTCACCCCGAGAGGTGCGAGAGCAGGCCCGATCAGGAAAGTCCATTCCCCTTTCCCGGCTGGTGCAGGTGGAGTTTTAA
- a CDS encoding PrsW family intramembrane metalloprotease, which translates to MNDLPPEAPNRPDPSPESQFGTLLRDLKALPFNALFPFADWLKAGLLGQPLTRTILLMALFPLGIYYFLGQNASIQTSGWAFGVYFAAIWAYILHLMVRPENIRWSTASGVAFFTTLVGIATVLFVQKFPVISWLYAATESPFSPLRLVGFILGVGVLEEAVKLAPVVYLVLKLREVKDLKQAAYYAGISGLAFGVAEAVSYLYLLRLQDVGQLVYGGPLNNGSTIILQMVRLITLPFLHCMFSSIAGYYIGLSLYSREKHRAWIVFGIALAAIIHGLYDFFSSSYLGIVVAAVTILLFAGYLYSSRNITEQVESQKNMHV; encoded by the coding sequence ATGAATGACTTGCCCCCAGAAGCCCCAAACCGTCCAGATCCCAGCCCCGAATCTCAGTTTGGAACCCTGTTGCGGGACCTGAAAGCGCTTCCATTCAATGCCCTTTTCCCTTTCGCCGATTGGTTGAAAGCGGGTCTTCTGGGCCAGCCCCTCACCCGAACCATCCTGCTGATGGCGCTCTTTCCACTGGGGATTTATTACTTTCTGGGCCAGAACGCTTCCATCCAGACTTCGGGGTGGGCTTTTGGGGTGTACTTTGCAGCCATCTGGGCTTACATTCTGCACCTGATGGTGCGCCCAGAAAACATCCGCTGGAGCACAGCTTCTGGAGTGGCCTTTTTCACCACCCTGGTGGGCATTGCCACCGTGCTTTTTGTGCAAAAGTTTCCGGTGATCAGCTGGCTGTATGCTGCCACAGAATCTCCTTTTTCTCCCCTCAGGTTGGTGGGGTTCATCCTGGGGGTGGGTGTCCTTGAGGAGGCCGTGAAACTGGCTCCGGTGGTTTACCTGGTGTTGAAGCTCCGGGAAGTGAAAGACCTGAAACAGGCAGCCTATTATGCGGGCATCAGCGGTCTGGCTTTTGGGGTGGCGGAAGCGGTTTCGTATCTCTATTTGCTGCGCTTGCAGGATGTGGGACAACTGGTTTATGGTGGTCCCCTGAACAATGGCAGCACCATCATTCTGCAGATGGTGCGCCTGATCACCCTGCCTTTCTTGCATTGCATGTTCAGCAGCATTGCCGGGTACTACATCGGGCTTTCTCTCTACAGCAGAGAGAAACATCGGGCCTGGATTGTGTTTGGAATTGCGCTGGCTGCCATCATACATGGGCTTTATGATTTCTTTTCTTCGTCTTATCTGGGGATTGTGGTGGCAGCAGTGACCATCTTGCTTTTTGCAGGATACCTGTATTCTTCCCGCAACATCACCGAACAGGTGGAATCCCAGAAGAACATGCATGTCTGA
- a CDS encoding replication initiator protein A, with amino-acid sequence MAKKEPINLRRFDELNLARLGLISVQRTIPENLTRWEVEHETDGRVVRVVCAGTTEYGGVPHGIDNDISAAIINLFIESGSPEDGALTFTTYQLLRAAGLSTSVRYYNLARESLLRLYSSSYLITEGWRDHPKRRWVTVGFRYVEKIEFTSADGDTLDGKSIIRVVIPKELVHSIRAGYIKPLDLQFMRSLEQPTTRALFRLLDAQRVDPEDPSRTVQVLQVDLLEWAEMCKLVLPTAHRIRRALEPAHEELIAKGYLASVSYSGRGKKQNITYAFAQGVLSHPISQELVDVLMENGVAESRARDLVRQYGEQVGEAAVRMETMLKSGFRPRNPAGFLVDLLMNPGKYAQDGENPENTLSLEPSNSKLELDRQVLSAEQGEQQRLREEYDRMSPGQRGEYVVRTLNLLIRSALKPLEYDLLQDAVVQGEVDGFQLIRSASTAVIQKKLSHFIEDIRQLLY; translated from the coding sequence ATGGCCAAGAAAGAACCCATCAACCTCCGCCGCTTTGATGAACTGAATCTGGCCCGTTTGGGACTGATCAGCGTTCAAAGGACCATTCCAGAAAACCTCACCCGCTGGGAAGTGGAACACGAAACAGACGGGCGTGTGGTGCGTGTTGTCTGCGCAGGGACAACAGAGTATGGTGGTGTCCCACACGGCATCGACAACGACATCAGCGCTGCCATCATCAACCTGTTTATCGAGTCAGGCAGCCCTGAAGACGGTGCCCTGACCTTCACCACCTACCAGCTTTTGCGGGCCGCTGGACTGAGCACCAGCGTGAGATATTACAATCTGGCACGAGAAAGTTTGCTGCGCCTGTACTCTTCAAGCTACCTGATCACCGAAGGCTGGCGGGATCACCCCAAACGCCGCTGGGTCACAGTGGGCTTCCGCTACGTGGAAAAAATCGAGTTCACATCCGCAGATGGGGACACCCTGGACGGCAAATCCATCATTCGGGTGGTGATTCCCAAGGAGCTGGTGCACAGCATCCGGGCCGGGTACATCAAGCCCCTGGACCTGCAGTTCATGCGCTCTCTGGAACAACCCACCACCCGTGCGCTTTTTCGCTTGCTGGACGCGCAGAGGGTGGATCCTGAAGACCCTTCCAGAACCGTTCAGGTGTTGCAGGTGGACCTGCTGGAGTGGGCCGAGATGTGCAAACTGGTGCTCCCCACAGCCCACCGGATCCGGCGTGCCCTAGAACCTGCCCATGAGGAGCTGATTGCCAAGGGATATCTGGCCAGTGTTTCTTACTCTGGGAGAGGAAAAAAACAGAACATCACTTACGCTTTTGCCCAGGGGGTGTTGTCCCATCCTATTTCGCAAGAACTGGTCGATGTTTTGATGGAGAATGGGGTGGCAGAAAGCCGTGCCAGAGACCTGGTTCGCCAATACGGGGAGCAGGTGGGTGAAGCAGCTGTCCGCATGGAAACCATGCTGAAATCGGGGTTTCGTCCCAGAAATCCTGCGGGTTTTCTGGTGGATTTGCTGATGAATCCTGGGAAATATGCCCAAGACGGAGAAAATCCCGAAAATACCCTGAGCCTGGAACCGTCAAACAGCAAGCTGGAACTGGACCGCCAGGTGTTGTCTGCCGAGCAGGGGGAGCAGCAACGTTTGCGGGAAGAATACGATCGAATGAGTCCTGGACAGCGTGGAGAGTATGTGGTGCGCACCCTCAACCTGCTGATCCGATCTGCCCTGAAGCCCCTGGAGTACGACCTGCTGCAAGATGCAGTGGTTCAGGGGGAAGTGGATGGCTTTCAACTGATCCGCTCTGCCAGCACCGCTGTGATCCAGAAGAAGCTGAGCCACTTCATCGAAGACATCCGGCAATTGCTCTATTAA